A genomic stretch from Malus domestica chromosome 15, GDT2T_hap1 includes:
- the LOC103445041 gene encoding putative 12-oxophytodienoate reductase 11, with amino-acid sequence MATTNQAQGAGPTIPLLSPYKFGKFNLSHRVVLAPLTRQRSYGNVPQPHAILYYSQRTSNGGLLIAEATGVSDTAQGYPDTPGIWTKEQVEAWKPIVDAVHAKGGIFFCQIWHVGRVSNTGFQPNGQAPISSTDKPLTPQIRSNGIDVADFSPPRRLRTDEVPQIVNDFRLAARNAIEAGFDGVEIHGAHGYLIDQFLKDQVNDRADQYGGSLENRCRFALEVVEAVVNEIGADKVGIRLSPFASYMESGDSDPKALGLYLANSLNKYGILYCHMVEPRMKTAGEKCDSPHSLVPMRKAFNGTFIAAGGYDREDGNNAVAEGRADLIAYGRWFLANPDLPKRFELNAPLNKYNRSTFYVSEPVIGYTDYPFLDTTA; translated from the exons ATGGCTACCACCAATCAAGCTCAAGGAGCTGGTCCCACAAtccctctcctttctccttACAAATTTGGAAAGTTCAATCTTTCTCATAG AGTTGTATTAGCACCATTGACTAGACAAAGATCATACGGAAATGTTCCTCAGCCGCATGCCATCTTATATTACTCACAGAGAACATCTAACGGGGGTCTTCTCATAGCTGAAGCCACTGGAGTTTCTGACACAGCTCAAGG GTACCCAGATACTCCCGGTATATGGACAAAGGAGCAAGTTGAAGCATGGAAACCCATTGTTGATGCTGTTCATGCTAAAGGTGGCATCTTCTTCTGTCAGATTTGGCATGTGGGGAGGGTTTCAAATACCG GGTTTCAGCCAAATGGGCAAGCTCCAATCTCTTCTACTGACAAGCCACTAACCCCCCAAATACGATCTAATGGCATTGATGTTGCTGATTTTTCTCCTCCAAGGCGATTAAGGACAGATGAAGTCCCACAAATAGTCAATGATTTCAGACTTGCTGCAAGGAACGCTATAGAAGCTG GCTTTGATGGAGTAGAAATTCATGGGGCCCATGGATACCTTATTGATCAGTTTCTAAAAGATCAAGTGAATGATCGAGCAGACCAATATGGGGGATCATTGGAGAATCGTTGTCGATTTGCTCTGGAAGTCGTTGAAGCTGTTGTTAATGAGATAGGAGCGGATAAAGTTGGAATTAGATTATCTCCATTTGCCAGCTATATGGAATCAGGGGATTCAGATCCGAAAGCGTTGGGCCTTTATCTGGCCAATTCGTTGAACAAATATGGGATCCTGTACTGCCATATGGTTGAGCCTAGGATGAAGACAGCTGGAGAAAAATGTGATAGCCCCCACAGTCTTGTACCCATGAGAAAGGCTTTTAATGGTACCTTCATTGCTGCTGGTGGTTATGACAGGGAAGATGGGAACAATGCTGTGGCTGAGGGCCGTGCAGATCTTATTGCTTATGGTCGTTGGTTCTTGGCTAACCCAGACTTGCCGAAGAGGTTTGAGCTTAATGCTCCTCTGAACAAGTACAACAGAAGCACATTCTACGTGTCTGAACCGGTTATTGGCTACACTGATTATCCGTTCCTTGACACCACTGCATAG